The stretch of DNA ACAACACCTCTTTTCTTCTACTGAATTGATTTGTGTGGCGTCAATCATACTGCATATATTGCCAAAAACTACTTTTCTCAATGCTTTTCCATATGTATTATGGGACAATCGTAGAGTAATCGTAGGGCAATCGTCAAGCATGATCTTTCGATTTGCTGTAACATGGGTACAAGTAAAGGCGACTTCTCTTCTTCTCCTCCTTATATGAACGTGCCAGGGTCGGCGTCCATGGCACGTTCGAAATTTAATCTCTCAGAACCTGGCAATTGACAATATCTTTGCTGTCGATTACTTTTACGTTTCAGAAGCGGGAGAGTTGATAAAAAAATGAACAACATGATTTATAATTAACCCAATTAAAAATTCTTTGGAGAACTCACAATGAAAAAACGTGAAACTTATGGCATCGAAATCGCCGGATTGCACCGTGAATTAGAATTATTTGAAGTTAAACCTGGTTTAAGAATCGCGATTCTAAATATCCTTGGAGATACGCCCTTAGTCGAGGCTTGTGCTACAGCCCTGGCTGAAAAATTAATTGGTCTTGATTTTGATGTTCTGGTAACTGCTGAAGCAAAAAGCATTCCGATTGCCCATGCACTGTCCGTTGCCACTGGCAAACCCTATGTGGTGTTACGTAAATTCTATAAACTCTATATGGGCGATGCCTTGCAATCGGAGACATTCTCCATCACCACTGGCGAACAACAAACCCTGTTTCTCGATGAGAAAGATCGTGCATTAATCAAGAGCAAAAAGGTTGTGATCATCGATGATGTCATCAGTACAGGTTCGACACTCCAGGGCATGCATTTTATTCTGGATAAAGCCGGTGCATCCGTTGTTGCTGAAGCCGCAATACTCACCGAGGGCGAGCAGGCAAAATGGTCTAACATCATCTCCCTCGGACATATCCCAATATTCGTCGATTAATCATGGTCTCATTTCGCACAAAGCGCTGAATAACCAGGCGAGATCGGTCAATATTGTGCCCGATTTTCAATTCTCCGGGTCGTTAATGCGATTAGAATATGGCTGTCGCGTACAAAGGAGCATTTATGCACATTCGGATTGGCATCGAAAATAATATTGAAGGACGTACCCTGGCTTGGGCTTTGGATTACCCTGGCTGTTTCGCCTATGGCATGGACGAAGCCGAAGCTCTGATCAACCTGCCCCGAGCGCTGCTGGAATACGATTACTGGATCAAGAATCACACCGATGATCCCTGGGTGAATTTTACGGACATGGGCATGGTGGTTGTGGAAAAGTATGACACTTTCCGCCTGGGCGCAGACTATTTGCCCGCTCCCGCCGGCGAGGGATATGAGATCAACGCCTGGTTCATCGATGATTGGCGCCCGCTTTCAATGGTGGAGATTGAACAGGGGTTGATGATTTTTCGATGGCAGCGTGAGGAGTTGCTGGCAGGTCTAACCACACTCCCACCGCAATTGCTGGAAAAAGACTTCCCAAATCAGCGCTGGACCATTCTGGGCATCGCCAAACACGTCGCCAATGCGGAACTCTGGTATCTCCAACGAATGGATCTGGTTAACCTCACCCGGCAAGAATTCCCTACTGAAACAACAGCCCGCCTGGCACATACGGCGAATTTGATTGAGCAAACTTTCCCACAGTTTGCAGACAAGACGGTCGTCAGGGGCATTGAGGGCGAAATTTGGTCATATCGCAAAATCCTGCGGCGAACGCTCTGGCATCAGCGCGATCACATCGAACATATCAAACAATTGGCTTTTAGCGAAACATAAAATGTGATCAATCGCAGTCCAAAGCAAGCATTTAGAGCAATGCCTGTCTTGTTATTCATTAACCTGATATCGATAATGTACAGGGAAAAGCAAGGCTCACGAATCTCTTCTTCGGTGGAAAATTCGCAGTTCAAACGAATACGGCATTATGCTTTCATTAATTGTGGCTCTGATCCATTTTTTGGCAAAAAACCTAAGGTGTGCTATCATTTCATTACATCGGAAGGAAGCTTTCAATGGGAAAGAAATCGCGCGCGTTCCTTTTTATTTTAGTCAATATCATCGTTTCTGTAAGCGTTACACTGACTGTGCTGTGGTTTTGGCAGCGCGCGCATCCTCTCCCTGACATATCAGCCCCTTCTATTCCAGCCACTGCAGTGGATCAACCCTCCAGACAGAGCCAAACAGGCGTCCAGGATCTCGACCCCACTCCTGATCTTTCGCTCTTTGATCAGGATGTCAACATCACCATCCGTGCAATAGTCGGCGCTGGGGATATAAATATTGAATACGTTGAAATCATCAACCAGGGGAAAAATCCAACCAATCTAACGGGGTGGCAACTCATCGACGAGGACGGGCACAAATTCACATTTCCTGCCCTGATACTGAGCAGCGGCGGTGCCATCAAGATTCTCTCAAAA from Brevefilum fermentans encodes:
- a CDS encoding DinB family protein; translation: MHIRIGIENNIEGRTLAWALDYPGCFAYGMDEAEALINLPRALLEYDYWIKNHTDDPWVNFTDMGMVVVEKYDTFRLGADYLPAPAGEGYEINAWFIDDWRPLSMVEIEQGLMIFRWQREELLAGLTTLPPQLLEKDFPNQRWTILGIAKHVANAELWYLQRMDLVNLTRQEFPTETTARLAHTANLIEQTFPQFADKTVVRGIEGEIWSYRKILRRTLWHQRDHIEHIKQLAFSET
- a CDS encoding lamin tail domain-containing protein; this translates as MGKKSRAFLFILVNIIVSVSVTLTVLWFWQRAHPLPDISAPSIPATAVDQPSRQSQTGVQDLDPTPDLSLFDQDVNITIRAIVGAGDINIEYVEIINQGKNPTNLTGWQLIDEDGHKFTFPALILSSGGAIKILSKAGTNTVIELFWRADSAIWQSGETARLVDSAGETITTYSIP
- a CDS encoding phosphoribosyltransferase family protein, producing the protein MKKRETYGIEIAGLHRELELFEVKPGLRIAILNILGDTPLVEACATALAEKLIGLDFDVLVTAEAKSIPIAHALSVATGKPYVVLRKFYKLYMGDALQSETFSITTGEQQTLFLDEKDRALIKSKKVVIIDDVISTGSTLQGMHFILDKAGASVVAEAAILTEGEQAKWSNIISLGHIPIFVD